Proteins encoded together in one Lathyrus oleraceus cultivar Zhongwan6 chromosome 5, CAAS_Psat_ZW6_1.0, whole genome shotgun sequence window:
- the LOC127086304 gene encoding NAC domain-containing protein 104 yields the protein MGDTVNLPPGFVFSPSDEELILHFLYSKASHLIPSHSNFIPHLDLSLLLPWELNGKAMCGGNDDDQYYFFTKLKKENRSTQNGFWKEIGVTEPIFSGTDKKVGMKKYLVFNIAEGAETSWVMQEYHISSSVLDNVGENWSEWVLCKVYEVEKNMYSEQGVSYCYSDDDRESSGTELSWQDQVFLSLDLDIDVEGITMNQY from the exons ATGGGAGATACTGTTAACCTTCCTCCTGGGTTTGTTTTCTCTCCATCAGATGAAGAACTTATCCTTCACTTTCTATATTCTAAGGCTTCTCATCTTATACCATCTCACTCAAACTTCATCCCTCATCTTGATCTCTCTCTACTTCTTCCTTGGGAATTAAATg GTAAGGCTATGTGTGGTGGAAATGATGATGACCAATACTATTTTTTCACCAAACTGAAAAAGGAAAATAGATCCACTCAAAATGGTTTTTGGAAGGAAATTGGTGTGACAGAACCAATATTTTCAGGTACTGATAAAAAAGTAGGAATGAAGAAGTACCTAGTATTCAACATTGCAGAAGGTGCTGAAACTAGTTGGGTAATGCAAGAATATCATATTTCCTCCTCTGTGCTTGATAATGTT GGTGAAAATTGGAGCGAGTGGGTATTATGCAAGGTTTATGAAGTTGAAAAGAATATGTATTCTGAACAAGGTGTGAGTTATTGTTACAGTGATGATGATCGTGAGAGTAGTGGAACAGAACTTTCATGGCAAGACCAAGTTTTTCTGTCTTTGGATTTGGACATTGACGTGGAAGGAATTACCATGAACCAGTATTAG
- the LOC127079314 gene encoding 2-oxoisovalerate dehydrogenase subunit alpha 2, mitochondrial isoform X2 — MRFLSESTQERIPCYRVLDDNGDTILGTQSVQVSEDVAVKMYNNMVALQTMDTIFYEAQRQGRISFYVTANGEEAINIASAAALSMDDVIFPQYREQGVLLWRGFTLQDFANQCFSNKFDNGKGRQMPAHYGSNKHNYVTVASTIATQIPHAVGAAYSLKMDKKDACAITYFGDGGSSEGDFHAGLNFAAVMEAPVIFICRNNGWAISTPTSDQFRSDGVVVKGQAYGVRSIRVDGNDALAIYSAVQAARQMAVSEKRPILIEALTYRAGHHSTSDDSTKYRPAKEIDWWRSTRDPVARFRKWIERNGWWNDIAESELRNSLRQQLLQTIQVAESAEKPPLADMFTDVYDLSPSNLLEQEKWLKETVKKHPHEYPTNIPM; from the exons ATGAGGTTTTTATCTGAATCAACGCAAGAGAGAATCCCCTGTTACCGTGTTCTTGATGACAATGGGGACACAATTTTGGGGACTCAGTCTGTGCAG GTTAGTGAGGATGTTGCTGTTAAAATGTATAATAACATGGTTGCACTTCAAACTATGGACACTATCTTCTATGAAGCACAAAGACAAGGAAGAATCTCGTTTTATGTAACGGCGAATGGGGAAGAGGCTATCAACATTGCATCTGCTGCAGCTCTTTCCATGGATGATGTTATTTTCCCTCAG TATAGGGAACAGGGAGTCTTGTTATGGCGTGGTTTCACTTTGCAAGATTTTGCAAATCAATGTTTTTCCAATAAATTTGATAATGGGAAAGGAAGGCAGATGCCAGCCCATTACGGGTCTAACAAGCACAACTACGTGACTGTAGCATCAACCATTGC TACGCAAATTCCCCATGCTGTTGGAGCTGCATATTCCTTAAAGATGGACAAAAAGGATGCGTGTGCCATAACTTACTTTGGAGATGGCGGTTCAAGTGAG GGAGATTTCCATGCCGGATTAAATTTTGCAGCTGTAATGGAGGCGCCAGTCATTTTTATATGCCGTAATAATGGATGGGCTATCAGTACCCCTACATCAGATCAGTTTCGAA GTGATGGTGTTGTTGTAAAAGGACAAGCTTATGGAGTTCGTAGTATTCGTGTAGATGGGAATGATGCTCTGGCCATCTATAGTGCTGTTCAAGCTGCTCGGCAAATGGCAGTTAGCGAAAAGAGACCAATTTTGATAGAA GCTCTTACTTATAGAGCAGGACACCACTCCACATCAGATGACTCTACCAAGTATCGTCCTGCCAAAGAGATTGATTGGTGGAGATCGACACGTGATCCTGTGGCGAGATTTAGAAAGTGGATAGAAAGGAATGGTTGGTGGAATGACATTGCCGAGTCTGAGCTTCGAAACAGTTTGAGACAGCAG CTTCTTCAGACGATTCAAGTTGCTGAGAGTGCAGAAAAACCTCCCCTTGCAGACATGTTTACTGACGTTTATGACCTTTCGCCGTCCAATCTCCTTGAACAAGAGAAATGGCTGAAGGAGACCGTAAAAAAACATCCACATGAGTACCCAACAAATATTCCCATGtag
- the LOC127079313 gene encoding cation/H(+) antiporter 15 translates to MVYNGNKTSAYIVCYAPTMITTNGIWQGDNPLDYSLPLFIVQLTLVVAATRIFVFILKPFRQPRVIAEILGGIMLGPSVLGKNKEFANAIFPLRSVMVIETMANVGLLYFLFLVGVEMDLTILRSVGRKAIFAAISGMILPFIIGATFSLLLNKQTNSDINQGTYILFIGVALSVTAFPVLARILAELKLINTNLGRLALSSALINDVCAWILLALAIALAENEMSFASLWVLLSGVAFVAFCIYAVRPAAAWMIRKTPEGESFSEFYISLILAGVMISGFITDAIGTHSVFGAFVFGLAIPNGPLGVTLVEKLEDFVSGLLLPLFFAISGLKTDLGLVRGSCTWSILITVIFLACIGKVVGTLAVAFFYQMPIREGATLGLLMNTKGLVEMIVLNVGKDQKIFDEESFAVMVIITLIMTGIIVPAVSVIHRPSRGSIHYKRRTIQISKPDGEFRILVCVHSPRNVATMINLLEASNPTKKSPICLYMLHLVELSGRTSAMLIVHNSAKPEQTAINRTEAQSDHIINAFKNYEQNTSFVFVQPLTAVSPYSTMHDDICNLAQDKHVSLIILPFHKQQTVDGGMEPTNMSFRTINQNVLANAPCSVGILVDRGFNGINRLASDQVSHNIAVMFFGGPDDREALSYGWRMFEHTGISLTIMRFVLGEKASQPLRKQGQNVINSNEPSVLTVATDNDIEKQIDDKLIHEFRIRYANDASFNYIEKVVNNGEETVAAIRTMDDIHDLFIVGRGQGMISPLTAGLTDWSECPEMGAIGDLLASSDFAAAASILVVQQYIGIGSNGDGLETPDNSDEYSNSADINHNSGTARGHTVFNTERIAPHSL, encoded by the exons ATGGTATATAAtggaaacaaaacatctgcatACATAGTGTGTTATGCACCAACCATGATTACAACGAATGGAATATGGCAAGGAGATAACCCTTTGGATTATTCTCTCCCACTTTTCATCGTGCAATTAACTTTAGTTGTTGCAGCGACTCGCATTTTCGTCTTCATTCTCAAGCCCTTTCGCCAGCCACGCGTCATAGCCGAAATTCTG GGCGGAATAATGTTAGGTCCTTCGGTACTCGGAAAAAACAAAGAATTTGCCAATGCAATTTTCCCTCTAAGAAGTGTGATGGTGATTGAAACAATGGCGAATGTTGGTTTACTTTATTTCCTCTTCTTGGTTGGTGTGGAGATGGACCTAACTATTTTGCGCAGCGTAGGGAGAAAGGCGATTTTTGCAGCAATTTCTGGCATGATTTTGCCTTTCATCATTGGTGCTACTTTTTCCTTACTTTTGAATAAACAGACTAACAGTGACATAAACCAAGGAACTTATATTCTGTTCATCGGAGTCGCTCTATCTGTCACTGCTTTTCCTGTTTTAGCTCGCATCCTCGCCGAGCTAAAACTTATTAACACGAATTTAGGAAGGCTCGCTCTTTCGTCTGCACTCATTAATGACGTCTGCGCTTGGATTCTCTTGGCTCTAGCAATTGCATTGGCTGAAAATGAAATGTCTTTTGCTTCCCTTTGGGTTTTATTGTCGGGCGTGGCGTTTGTCGCCTTTTGTATTTACGCCGTTCGACCAGCAGCTGCATGGATGATTAGGAAAACACCCGAAGGCGAATCGTTCAGTGAATTCTATATATCTCTTATATTAGCCGGTGTTATGATCTCCGGTTTCATCACCGATGCTATTGGAACACATTCTGTTTTCGGAGCTTTTGTGTTTGGTTTGGCGATTCCGAACGGACCACTCGGTGTTACTCTTGTGGAAAAGCTTGAGGATTTTGTTTCGGGACTTTTGCTCCCTCTATTTTTCGCAATCAGTGGGTTAAAAACCGATTTAGGACTCGTTCGAGGGTCTTGCACTTGGAGTATTCTTATTACTGTCATTTTTCTTGCTTGCATCGGCAAAGTTGTTGGAACTCTAGCTGTTGCATTCTTTTATCAAATGCCGATCCGCGAAGGTGCTACCCTCGGATTACTTATGAACACAAAAGGCCTTGTTGAAATGATTGTTCTCAATGTTGGAAAGGACCAAAAG ATTTTCGATGAAGAATCATTTGCCGTCATGGTGATTATAACGTTAATAATGACCGGAATAATTGTACCTGCTGTATCGGTCATTCATAGACCATCAAGGGGAAGCATACATTACAAAAGAAGAACAATTCAGATATCAAAACCAGATGGAGAATTTAGAATACTAGTTTGTGTCCATAGTCCTCGAAATGTGGCAACAATGATCAACCTCCTTGAAGCCTCGAATCCGACAAAGAAGTCGCCGATATGCCTCTACATGCTTCATTTGGTCGAACTCAGCGGCCGTACATCAGCAATGCTTATTGTCCACAACTCAGCGAAACCAGAACAGACAGCAATTAACCGAACAGAAGCTCAATCCGATCACATAATCAACGCATTTAAAAACTACGAACAAAACACTTCATTCGTCTTCGTCCAGCCTTTAACAGCAGTTTCCCCTTACTCAACAATGCATGATGATATATGCAATTTAGCACAAGATAAACATGTATCACTAATAATCCTCCCGTTTCATAAACAACAAACAGTGGACGGCGGAATGGAACCAACAAACATGTCGTTTCGAACAATCAACCAAAACGTACTAGCAAACGCCCCTTGCTCGGTCGGAATTCTAGTCGACAGAGGCTTCAACGGTATAAACCGACTAGCCTCAGATCAAGTATCACATAACATAGCAGTAATGTTCTTCGGTGGACCGGACGACAGAGAAGCGTTAAGCTACGGATGGAGAATGTTCGAACACACCGGTATAAGCCTGACTATAATGCGGTTTGTCCTGGGCGAAAAAGCAAGTCAACCGCTTCGAAAACAAGGTCAAAACGTAATCAATTCAAATGAACCAAGCGTGTTAACAGTTGCAACAGATAATGATATAGAAAAACAAATAGATGATAAACTAATACACGAGTTCAGAATAAGATACGCGAACGATGCTTCGTTTAACTACATTGAGAAAGTAGTTAACAACGGAGAGGAAACAGTAGCAGCAATAAGAACAATGGATGATATACATGATCTATTTATAGTAGGAAGAGGTCAAGGAATGATATCACCATTGACAGCAGGGTTAACAGATTGGAGTGAGTGTCCTGAGATGGGTGCAATAGGTGATTTATTAGCTTCATCAGATTTTGCAGCAGCTGCTTCAATTTTGGTAGTTCAACAATATATTGGAATAGGATCAAATGGTGATGGATTAGAAACACCAGATAATAGTGACGAGTATAGTAATAGTGCTGACATAAATCATAACTCTGGAACAGCAAGAGGACATACTGTTTTTAATACAGAAAGAATAGCTCCTCATAGTTtatag
- the LOC127079314 gene encoding 2-oxoisovalerate dehydrogenase subunit alpha 2, mitochondrial isoform X1: MMKNSTTILTYIKSRITPLLVADRRKPNLTGLHPGRRFNSTTAANPSVHDQDIDFPGGNVKFVPHMRFLSESTQERIPCYRVLDDNGDTILGTQSVQVSEDVAVKMYNNMVALQTMDTIFYEAQRQGRISFYVTANGEEAINIASAAALSMDDVIFPQYREQGVLLWRGFTLQDFANQCFSNKFDNGKGRQMPAHYGSNKHNYVTVASTIATQIPHAVGAAYSLKMDKKDACAITYFGDGGSSEGDFHAGLNFAAVMEAPVIFICRNNGWAISTPTSDQFRSDGVVVKGQAYGVRSIRVDGNDALAIYSAVQAARQMAVSEKRPILIEALTYRAGHHSTSDDSTKYRPAKEIDWWRSTRDPVARFRKWIERNGWWNDIAESELRNSLRQQLLQTIQVAESAEKPPLADMFTDVYDLSPSNLLEQEKWLKETVKKHPHEYPTNIPM; this comes from the exons ATGATGAAGAACTCCACCACCATCCTCACCTACATCAAATCTCGAATCACTCCTCTTCTCGTCGCCGACCGACGGAAACCTAATCTCACCGGTCTCCATCCAGGCCGCCGCTTTAACTCCACCACTGCCGCCAATCCTTCCGTTCACGATCAG GATATAGATTTTCCTGGAGGAAATGTCAAATTCGTTCCTCATATGAGGTTTTTATCTGAATCAACGCAAGAGAGAATCCCCTGTTACCGTGTTCTTGATGACAATGGGGACACAATTTTGGGGACTCAGTCTGTGCAG GTTAGTGAGGATGTTGCTGTTAAAATGTATAATAACATGGTTGCACTTCAAACTATGGACACTATCTTCTATGAAGCACAAAGACAAGGAAGAATCTCGTTTTATGTAACGGCGAATGGGGAAGAGGCTATCAACATTGCATCTGCTGCAGCTCTTTCCATGGATGATGTTATTTTCCCTCAG TATAGGGAACAGGGAGTCTTGTTATGGCGTGGTTTCACTTTGCAAGATTTTGCAAATCAATGTTTTTCCAATAAATTTGATAATGGGAAAGGAAGGCAGATGCCAGCCCATTACGGGTCTAACAAGCACAACTACGTGACTGTAGCATCAACCATTGC TACGCAAATTCCCCATGCTGTTGGAGCTGCATATTCCTTAAAGATGGACAAAAAGGATGCGTGTGCCATAACTTACTTTGGAGATGGCGGTTCAAGTGAG GGAGATTTCCATGCCGGATTAAATTTTGCAGCTGTAATGGAGGCGCCAGTCATTTTTATATGCCGTAATAATGGATGGGCTATCAGTACCCCTACATCAGATCAGTTTCGAA GTGATGGTGTTGTTGTAAAAGGACAAGCTTATGGAGTTCGTAGTATTCGTGTAGATGGGAATGATGCTCTGGCCATCTATAGTGCTGTTCAAGCTGCTCGGCAAATGGCAGTTAGCGAAAAGAGACCAATTTTGATAGAA GCTCTTACTTATAGAGCAGGACACCACTCCACATCAGATGACTCTACCAAGTATCGTCCTGCCAAAGAGATTGATTGGTGGAGATCGACACGTGATCCTGTGGCGAGATTTAGAAAGTGGATAGAAAGGAATGGTTGGTGGAATGACATTGCCGAGTCTGAGCTTCGAAACAGTTTGAGACAGCAG CTTCTTCAGACGATTCAAGTTGCTGAGAGTGCAGAAAAACCTCCCCTTGCAGACATGTTTACTGACGTTTATGACCTTTCGCCGTCCAATCTCCTTGAACAAGAGAAATGGCTGAAGGAGACCGTAAAAAAACATCCACATGAGTACCCAACAAATATTCCCATGtag